GTACGGGGTGTTGAGGAAGTTGCCCTTGTCCAGGAACGGCGCGATGTAGTTGTCCGGGTCCGGGAAGTCGGGGAACCAGCCCAGTCCGTAGACCGCGTAGTCGCCGCGCTTCTGGGCGGGGCGGAACTTCGCCCACTCGGTGCCCTCGATGGTGACGTCGAAGAGCTTGGTGGCGTTCAGCTGCTGCTTGAGCGCCTCGAACTCCTTGGCCGTACCGGGGCCGTAGTGGTCGGTCGTGTAGTGGAGCTTCAGCTTCACCGGAGTGGTGATGTTGGCCTTGTCGAGGATCTCCGCGGCCTTCGTGCGGCTCGGCTCGCCGTACTTGTTGAAGAAGGAGTTGGTGTGCGCGGCGATGGTCGTCGGGATGAGCGAGTAGAGCGGCTCGGCGGTGGCGCCGTACACCTGACCGGCGATGTGACCGCGATCTACGACCGCCGCCATGGCCTGGCGGACCGCCTTGTCCTTCACCGACGGGTCGTTGGTGTTGAAGGCGAGGTAGCGGATCTCCAGACCCGGCATCTCGGTGAGCTGGATGCCTTCCTTGGGGTTCTCGGACAGATCCCTGATCTGCTCCGGCGACATCGCGCGGGTCATCATGTCGATGTCCCCGGACTCGAGCGCCTTGCCCATGGAGTCGGCATCCGCGAACGACCGCAGCTCGATCTTGTCGTTGCGGAGCTTGAGGTCGCCCTTGTAGTTGGAGTTCCTGGAGAAGACGACCTTGGTGATCTGCTCACCCTTGGTCTCGGTCTTCATGGTGTACGGACCGGAGCCGTCGACCTGGAACCCTTCGCGGAGCTTCTTGCCGTCGTAGTTCTTCTTGCTGACGATGCCGGCGGCCGGCGTCGAGAGCTTGTACGGGAAGGTCGCGTCCGGCGTGGAGAGGTGGAAGACCACCTCGTCGCCGTTGGCCTCGATGGTGTCGATGTTCGCGAGGAGGGCGGCCGTACCGTTGTCGGCGTCGATGTCCCGCACACGCTCGATGGAGAACTTCACGTCCTCGGCGGTGACCTCGGTGCCGTCGGCGAACGTCAGCCCGCTGCGCAGCTTGCAGCGGTAGCTCTCGCTCGCGTTGTCGGTGAAGGTGCAGGACTGGGCGGCGTCGGGCACCGGCTCGCCACCGCCGCGCGGGGCGTGCAACAGGGTCTGGATGGTCTGCCGCAGTACGTTCCACGCGCCGGTGTCGTACGCGTAGGCCGGGTCGAGGGGCGCGGGCGTGTCCTCCGTCGCGATGAACTGGTCCGTGGTGCCCACGACGATGGCATCACCGCCGCCGGACCCGCCGTCCGCACTGCCGCAGGCGACGAGCACGGGCGCGAGCAGGCCGATCACGGCCGGCAGCACCAAAGTCTTACGGTTCATCCTGGACGTTCTCCCTCATCCGGCACTGGGATACAGCGATGTCTACGGGGGGACTCCGCCGCGACCGCCCGTTCGGGGCGGTGCGATCGGGCCGGGGAACAGAACGATCGGTCCTGTGTTCCCGTCGGCTTTTGATGGCCGCCGGGGCACATCGATGATGCGGCGAAGTTCTCGCGACGAGATTAGTCGGCAGCGCCAGGAAAGCTTGACCGGACCCGAGTTGGGGCGTATGCGCTCAGTGATCAGTTATGCCTGTGAGTGGATGGTCGCGGCACGGAATGATTCGCGCACCACTCCACCAATGCGGACATATAGGCACAGCCGCTTCCCCATAGAGGGGGCGTGGCGCGGTCCAGACCAAGGTCATCGGGGCCACCCACAGTGACGAACGTCACGCCATGAACTTTTATCGGCGGGCCCTCGATAAGCAACGGCTCAGATCACCGGAATGACCTGCTCCGCTGCCGAGAGTTTCCCGTGCATTCAAGAAGCACGGACAGTACACGCATCAGTTCATCGTGGTGATCAGGGTGCGCAGGAAAACAAGGTCGACTTCTTCGAGCGAGCGTACGATCACGCGGCCGTCGGCGGGCGCGATCGGCGCCACGGACGGTACGGCCACCACCCGGCACCCTGCCGCCTCGGCCGAGGCCACACCGGTCGCCGTGTCCTCGATGACGGCGCATCTCGCCGGGTCGGCGCTCAGGCCGTCGGCCGCGAGCAGATACGGGTCGGGGTGCGGCTTCGTACGCGGCACCTCGTCACCTGCGACCGAGAGAGCGAAGTTCTGCGGACCGAGCGAGGCCAGGACGCGGTCGATGATGCGGCGGTGGGAGGCGGAGACCAGCGCGGTGGGCACATTGTGCGCGGCGAGCTCGGCGAGCAGCTTGGCTGCGCCCGGCATCATCGGCACTCCGCGCCCGATGCGGTCCTCGAAGCGGTCGTTGAGCAGCACGGTGAGCTCGGCGAGGGTGATGTCGGCGCCAGTGGCCTCGATGAGATAGCCGGCGCTGCGCGTCATGGGACCGCCGACCACCACGTCCCGCCATGACTCGTGCAGGACATGGCCGAGGTCGGCGAAGACCTCCACCTCCGCGTCCCACCAGAAGCCTTCGGTGTCCACGAGGGTGCCGTCCATGTCGAGGAAGACGGCCTGCAGGGCAGAACCTGCGGCCGAACGGGTCAAGGACGCGGGGACCGTACTGGTCATCCGGCACACCTCCACAGAGGGATGAGAAGGCCGGTCGCCTTCCCAGCTGGGGAAGGCGGCCGGCCTGCACTGGACCGATAAGTGTACGTCGCGTCCGACTAACGTGCGTTGAAGTACTTCGCCTCGGGGTGGTGGATGACGATCGCGTCGGTGGACTGTTCGGGGTGGAGCTGGAACTCCTCGGAGAGCTGGACGCCGATCCGCTCGGGCTCGAGCAGGGTGGCGATCTTGGCGCGGTCCTCGAGGTCGGGGCAGGCGCCGTAGCCGAGGGAGAAGCGGGCGCCCCGGTACTTCAGGGCGAACATGTCCTCCACGTCGGCGGGGTCCTCGCCGGCGAAGCCGAGCTCGGAGCGGACCCGGGCGTGCCAGTACTCGGCCAGCGCCTCGGCCAACTGCACGGACAGGCCGTGCAGTTCGAGATAGTCGCGGTACGAGTCCGACTCGAACAGCTCGGCGGTAGCCTCACCGATCTTCGAGCCGACGGTGACGATCTGCAGGCCGACCACGTCGGTTTCGCCGGACTCCTCGGGGCGGAAGAAGTCCGCCAGGCAGAGCCTGCGGCCGCGGCGCTGACGCGGGAAGGAGAAGCGGGTGCGCTCCGAGCCGTCCTCGTTCAGCAGGATCAGGTCGTCGCCCTTGGAGACGCAGGGGAAGTATCCGTAGACCACGGCCGCTTCCAGCAGGTTCCTGGTGTGCAGCTGCTCCAGCCAGCCCCGCAGCCGCGGCCGGCCCTCGGTCTCGACGAGCTCCTCGTACGTCGGCCCGTCACCCGCGCGGGCCTGCTTGAGGCCCCACTGGCCCTTGAACAGCGCGCCCTCGTCCAGCCAGGACGCGTACTCCTTCAGCTGGATCCCCTTGATCACCCGGGTGCCCCAGAACGGCGGCTCGGGGACCGGGTTGTCGATCGCCACGTCCGAGCGGGCCTCGCCCTCTTCGGGACGATCCTCGACGACCGCGTTCGTGGTGGCGCGGACCCGGCGCTGCTTGAGCTCGGGCAGTACGGCTCCGGGGACGCCGCGCTTGACCCCGATCAGGGCGTCCATCAGCCGCAGACCCTCGAACGCGTCGCGGGCGTAGCGGACTTCACCCTCGTAGATCTCGTGCAGATCCTGCTCGACATACGCCCGCGTCAGCGCCGCACCGCCCAGGATCACCGGGAACTCGGCGGCCAGCTTGCGCTGGTTGAGCTCCTCCAGGTTCTCCTTCATGATCACCGTGGACTTCACCAGCAGCCCGGACATCCCGATGACATCGGCCCGGTGCTCCTCAGCGGCTTCCAGGATCGCGGAGACGGGCTGCTTGATCCCCAGATTCACCACGTTGTAGCCGTTGTTGGACAGGATGATGTCCACCAGGTTCTTCCCGATGTCGTGCACATCGCCGCGCACCGTGGCGAGCACGATGGTGCCCTTGCCCTCCGCGTCCGACTTCTCCATGTGCGGCTCGAGATGGGCGACGGCGGTCTTCATGACCTCGGCGGACTGCAGCACGAACGGCAGCTGCATCTGCCCGGAGCCGAAGAGCTCTCCGACGACCTTCATGCCCTCCAGGAGGGTTTCGTTGACGATGTCGAGGGCGGGGCGGGACTGCAGCGCCTCGTCGAGGTCGGCCTCCAGGCCGTTCTTCTCGCCGTCGATGATGCGGCGCTGCAGGCGCTCCTCCAGCGGAAGGGCGAGGAGTTCCTCGGCCCTGCCCGCCTTCATCGACTTCATGTTGACGCCCTCGAAGAGCTCCATGAGCTTCTGCAGCGGGTCATACCCCTCGGCGCGGCGGTCGTAGATCAGGTCGAGGGCGACCTTGACCTGCTCCTCCTCCAGCCGCGCGATCGGAAGGATCTTCGAGGCGTGCACGATCGCCGAGTCGAGGCCGGCCTTGACGCACTCGTCGAGGAAGACGGAGTTGAGGACCACGCGGGCGGCCGGGTTGAGGCCGAAGGAGATGTTCGACAGACCCAGGGTGGTCTGGACGTCGGGGTGGCGGCGCTTCAGCTCGCGGATCGCACCGATGGTGGCGATGCCGTCGCCGCGGGACTCCTCCTGGCCCGTGCAGATCGTGAAGGTCAGCGTGTCGATGAGGATGTCCGACTCGTACACCCCCCAGTTGCCGGTGAGGTCGTCGATCAGCCGCTCGGCGATGGCGACCTTGTGCTCGACGGTGCGGGCCTGACCCTCCTCATCGATCGTCAAAGCGATCAGCGCGGCACCGTGCTCGACGGCCAGCTTGGTGACCTTCGCAAACCGCGACTCCGGGCCGTCGCCGTCCTCGTAGTTGACCGAATTGATGACAGCGCGGCCGCCGAGCTTCTCCAACCCCGCCTGCAGAACAGGCAGTTCCGTGGAGTCGAGGACGATCGGCAGCGTGGACGCGGTCGCGAAGCGGCCCGCCAGCTCCTCC
The Streptomyces lunaelactis genome window above contains:
- a CDS encoding ABC transporter substrate-binding protein; protein product: MNRKTLVLPAVIGLLAPVLVACGSADGGSGGGDAIVVGTTDQFIATEDTPAPLDPAYAYDTGAWNVLRQTIQTLLHAPRGGGEPVPDAAQSCTFTDNASESYRCKLRSGLTFADGTEVTAEDVKFSIERVRDIDADNGTAALLANIDTIEANGDEVVFHLSTPDATFPYKLSTPAAGIVSKKNYDGKKLREGFQVDGSGPYTMKTETKGEQITKVVFSRNSNYKGDLKLRNDKIELRSFADADSMGKALESGDIDMMTRAMSPEQIRDLSENPKEGIQLTEMPGLEIRYLAFNTNDPSVKDKAVRQAMAAVVDRGHIAGQVYGATAEPLYSLIPTTIAAHTNSFFNKYGEPSRTKAAEILDKANITTPVKLKLHYTTDHYGPGTAKEFEALKQQLNATKLFDVTIEGTEWAKFRPAQKRGDYAVYGLGWFPDFPDPDNYIAPFLDKGNFLNTPYVSTVARELIPQSRRAADRTSASKAFTQIQDIVATDVPFLPLWQGKQYVAARVGVTGVEWVLNSSSDLQLWELGRGTV
- a CDS encoding HAD family hydrolase; this translates as MTSTVPASLTRSAAGSALQAVFLDMDGTLVDTEGFWWDAEVEVFADLGHVLHESWRDVVVGGPMTRSAGYLIEATGADITLAELTVLLNDRFEDRIGRGVPMMPGAAKLLAELAAHNVPTALVSASHRRIIDRVLASLGPQNFALSVAGDEVPRTKPHPDPYLLAADGLSADPARCAVIEDTATGVASAEAAGCRVVAVPSVAPIAPADGRVIVRSLEEVDLVFLRTLITTMN
- the metH gene encoding methionine synthase, which produces MASLPTPSADSRTRIDALREALATRVVVADGAMGTMLQAQDPTLEDFENLEGCNEILNVTRPDIVRSVHQEYFAAGVDLVETNTFGANFSALNEYDVAERNFELSEAGARIAREVADEFSADGRQRWVLGSMGPGTKLPTLGHAPYTVLRDGFQQNAEGLIAGGADALIVETTQDLLQTKAAVLGARRALDAAGSDLPLWVSLAFETTGTMLLGSEIGAALTALEPLGVDMIGLNCSTGPAEMSEHLRYLTRHSRIPLLCMPNAGLPVLTKAGAHFPLGPEGLADAQETFVREYGLSLVGGCCGTTPEHLRQVVDRVRDLTPPARDPRPEPGATSLYQTVPFRQDTSYLAIGERTNANGSRKFREAMLDGRWDDCVEMARDQIREGAHMLDLCVDYVGRDGVADMEELAGRFATASTLPIVLDSTELPVLQAGLEKLGGRAVINSVNYEDGDGPESRFAKVTKLAVEHGAALIALTIDEEGQARTVEHKVAIAERLIDDLTGNWGVYESDILIDTLTFTICTGQEESRGDGIATIGAIRELKRRHPDVQTTLGLSNISFGLNPAARVVLNSVFLDECVKAGLDSAIVHASKILPIARLEEEQVKVALDLIYDRRAEGYDPLQKLMELFEGVNMKSMKAGRAEELLALPLEERLQRRIIDGEKNGLEADLDEALQSRPALDIVNETLLEGMKVVGELFGSGQMQLPFVLQSAEVMKTAVAHLEPHMEKSDAEGKGTIVLATVRGDVHDIGKNLVDIILSNNGYNVVNLGIKQPVSAILEAAEEHRADVIGMSGLLVKSTVIMKENLEELNQRKLAAEFPVILGGAALTRAYVEQDLHEIYEGEVRYARDAFEGLRLMDALIGVKRGVPGAVLPELKQRRVRATTNAVVEDRPEEGEARSDVAIDNPVPEPPFWGTRVIKGIQLKEYASWLDEGALFKGQWGLKQARAGDGPTYEELVETEGRPRLRGWLEQLHTRNLLEAAVVYGYFPCVSKGDDLILLNEDGSERTRFSFPRQRRGRRLCLADFFRPEESGETDVVGLQIVTVGSKIGEATAELFESDSYRDYLELHGLSVQLAEALAEYWHARVRSELGFAGEDPADVEDMFALKYRGARFSLGYGACPDLEDRAKIATLLEPERIGVQLSEEFQLHPEQSTDAIVIHHPEAKYFNAR